The Ornithorhynchus anatinus isolate Pmale09 chromosome X2, mOrnAna1.pri.v4, whole genome shotgun sequence genome window below encodes:
- the STAP2 gene encoding signal-transducing adaptor protein 2: protein MASAPGYPKGWKSKSSLPCHYYEGYLEKKGPKDRDFKKFWAGLQGLTLYFYNNIRDPQYVEKVDLETFVSLTDDAPRTGLGGSPRDGGTWLCLSLRNQELLLKVESLEAREMWKGFILTVVEMKVPSDLTLLPGHKYMMAEALAKEEERRAHEIPHCFLKVSRLEAQLLLERYPECGNLLLRPGSDRAGISVTTRQMLNGTEVVRHYKVKQEGQLYIIDVEEPFSCSSLWAVVNYFVSNTKKALVPFQMDEDYEKVIGFVESNKENGESSWTASKSFPPPAASSPVAAKQPLKLPSLDKNPLKPPTTGPMPPSEENYVIPISEPHTQYVNEEEVAEFHRSKPSGLPPNRPNGVRTKWAAKTQEKEPPPLTRTEPKGLLSSVTPKKSGFSSSHPKFLASMGICTEMSEELERKLQLRRATLDE, encoded by the exons GACTTTAAGAAGTTCTGGGCTGGGCTCCAGGGCCTCACACTGTATTTCTACAACAACATTCGGGACCCCCAG TATGTGGAGAAGGTGGATTTGGAGACGTTTGTGTCGCTGACAGACGACGCCCCAAGGACCGGGCTAGGGGGCAGTCCCAGGGACGGGGGAACCTGGCTATGCCTATCGCTCCGGAACCAGGAACTCCTACTCAAG GTGGAGAGTTTGGAGGCGCGGGAGATGTGGAAGGGGTTCATCCTCACGGTGGTAGAG atgaaggtccCTTCCGATCTGACCCTGCTGCCAGGGCACAAGTACATGATGGCGGAGGCCCTGGCCAAGGAGGAGGAACGCCGAGCCCACGAGATACCTCA CTGCTTCCTGAAGGTCAGCCGACTGGAGGCCCAGCTGCTCCTGGAGCGCTACCCCGAATGCGGGAATTTGCTCCTGAGGCCTGGGAGCGACAGGGCCGGCATCTCCGTCACCACCCGCCAGATGCTCAATGG GACCGAAGTTGTGCGGCACTACAAGGTGAAACAGGAGGGGCAACTGTACATCATTGATGTGGAGGAGCCG TTCTCCTGCTCGTCTCTCTGGGCTGTAGTGAACTATTTTGTCTCCAACACCAAGAAAGCGCTGGTCCCATTCCAGatggatgaagactatgagaagGTGATAG GGTTTGTGGAGTCCAACAAAGAGAATGGAGAGAGTAGCTGGACCGCCTCCAAGTCCTTCCCACCTCCAGCTGCCTCTAGCCCAG TGGCTGCTAAACAACCCCTGAAGCTTCCCAGCCTGGACAAAAATCCCTTGAAGCCCCCCACGACAGGTCCCATGCCACCCTCTGAAGAGAACTACGTGATCCCCATCAGCGAGCCCCATACCCAATATGTCAATGAAGAGG AAGTTGCTGAATTCCACCGATCGAAGCCTAGTG GGCTGCCCCCGAACCGGCCCAATGGTGTGAGAACCAAGTGGGCAGCGAAGACCCAGGAGAAGGAGCCTCCCCCACTGACCAGAACAG AGCCGaaaggcctcctctcctctgtcaCCCCGAAGAAATCTGGATTTAGCTCTTCACACCCCAAATTCCTGGCTTCCATGGGCATCTGCACTG AAATGTCAGAGGAACTGGAGCGGAAGCTGCAGCTGCGCAGAGCGACCCTGGACGAGTGA